A portion of the Natronococcus sp. AD-5 genome contains these proteins:
- a CDS encoding aldo/keto reductase translates to MHYRELGDSGLEVSEIGFGAWVVGTDWWGDRSEDDAVEMIEYAVDRGITYFDTGDVYGHGRSEELIGRALADVRDEVTVATKVGYDFYNNPQAGHGELPKEMDPEYLREAVEKSLERLGMDSIDVLQLHNANVDEITPDVLELLDELEEEGTIEATGLALGPSIGWLAEGDLAIEEEFDAVQLVWNVLEREVGNHFLETIEETGSSTSLIPRVPHSSGVLNEQVTPETELGEGDHRGFRPDEWYETGWEKLEKLRFLERDGERTMGQASIAWLLSHDSVATVTPTFRTAADIDEWAAASDVPELSAEEVERVAELYANDFDIDRDDGMDSLRSSVNGEDIESAGLDKLAAD, encoded by the coding sequence ATGCACTACCGGGAACTGGGCGACTCCGGGCTCGAGGTCAGCGAGATCGGCTTCGGCGCGTGGGTCGTCGGCACAGACTGGTGGGGTGACCGCTCCGAGGACGACGCCGTCGAGATGATCGAGTACGCCGTCGACCGGGGGATCACCTACTTCGACACGGGCGACGTCTACGGACACGGCCGCAGCGAGGAACTGATCGGTCGGGCGCTGGCCGACGTCCGGGACGAGGTCACCGTCGCGACCAAGGTCGGCTACGACTTCTACAACAACCCGCAGGCCGGCCACGGCGAACTCCCCAAGGAGATGGATCCGGAGTACCTCCGGGAGGCCGTCGAGAAGAGCCTCGAGCGCCTCGGGATGGACTCGATCGACGTCCTGCAGCTGCACAACGCCAACGTCGACGAGATCACGCCCGACGTGCTCGAGTTGCTCGACGAACTCGAGGAAGAGGGGACGATCGAGGCGACGGGCCTCGCGCTCGGCCCGTCGATCGGCTGGCTCGCCGAGGGCGACCTGGCGATCGAGGAGGAGTTCGACGCCGTGCAACTGGTCTGGAACGTGCTCGAACGGGAGGTCGGCAACCACTTCCTCGAGACGATCGAGGAGACCGGTTCCTCGACCAGCCTGATCCCCCGCGTCCCCCACTCCTCGGGCGTGCTGAACGAGCAGGTCACGCCCGAGACCGAACTCGGCGAGGGCGACCACCGCGGCTTCCGCCCCGACGAGTGGTACGAGACCGGCTGGGAGAAACTCGAGAAGCTGCGCTTTCTCGAACGTGACGGGGAACGGACGATGGGACAGGCCTCGATCGCGTGGCTGCTCTCTCACGACTCCGTCGCGACCGTGACGCCGACGTTCCGCACCGCGGCGGACATCGACGAGTGGGCCGCCGCGAGCGACGTGCCCGAACTCTCCGCCGAGGAGGTCGAACGCGTCGCCGAACTGTACGCGAACGACTTCGACATCGATCGCGACGACGGGATGGACTCGCTGCGCTCGTCGGTCAACGGCGAGGACATCGAGTCCGCCGGGCTGGACAAGCTCGCGGCCGACTGA